The genomic region GAAAGATGGAGGGACGCGTTGGAGAGTCCGCTAGTCACGGTGGTTATCCCCGTGTACAACATGGAGCCGTACCTGGCCGCTAGTTTGCGGTCGGTGTGCAACCAGGATTACCAGAACCTGCAGATCATTGCGGTTGACGATGGTTCCATCGACGGGTCGGGCAGCATTTTGGATGAGTGGGATGATCCGCGGCTGCAGGTACTGCACGTGCCTAACGGGGGATTGTCGTCGGCGCGTAACCTGGGGCTTAACCAGGCGAAGGGGGAATACGTAGTCTTCTTTGATTCCGACGACTTACTTCGCCCCAACTACGTGTCCGCCCTGCTCGATGCCGCGCGGGATACGGGCGCGGACGTGGCGGTGTGCGGTTTGGAATCGTTTGCCGACGGAACCACCCCTGAGTTAGATAAGCGCCCGCCCAGGCCCAATGGCTCGCCCAGGTCCACTGGTCACCCCCGCTCGGATGCAGGTGCGTGTGCGCAGGCAGATGCAAGTGGGAACAAGGGGGCAAATGCGGACGCGAATGCAAATGCCGACGCGAATGCGGAAGCGAACACGGGGCACGGGCAGTCGCGAATGCCGGTGAATCTGTTGACGTCCGATCGGGCGATTGACGCTATGTACAGCACTGACACGCTCGCGCAGTTCACGGTTGCTTGGGCAAGGTTGCTGCACCGCCGGATCTACCGCGGGTTACGTTTTCCAGTTGGGATGATTCATGAGGACGTGGGGACCGCGCTTGGTGTTTACCAGCAGGCCAATGCGGTGGCGGTAGTGGATGCGCCCCTGTACTTGTATCGGGATACTCCGGGGTCGATTATGAACCAGGATCCGCGGTGGAATCGGTTGGATGCGTTGAAGTTCTACGAGCGGGACGCGCGGGATTTAGCGCGTGAGGGGAGTGAGCACGCGGTGCAGGCGCTACACTGCGCATTCAAAACGGCGATCTCTAACCTCGCGTGGTTCTCTAAGTACCCCCACATGCGTGCCGACCCGCGGTTCAACAAGCTGAAAGCGCACGTTCAAGTACTGGCCCGCCGCGTGCTTGCCAACTATGCACAAAACAGGCGTCAAACTGAGGGGCCACAACTGCGGGCGTGCGCATTCTGGCGGCACCCACAAATACTCTGGCGGCAACTACAAGCAGGGGCCAGTTCCCAACAACGGCGAGTAAACAGCTACACACCTAACCCCGGGGCGGGAAGCAACTTGCCTCACCCCAGCGTTTTGGAAAAAGCGATTCTGCACGCATTCGCAACCAGCTCAGATTTAGCTCTGCCAATCTACCGGGCGGCCCTAGAACTAAAGCAGCGCGGAAATTAAAGCGACTTGGGATCTTGAATCGCCTGCTACTAGGCGAGTTAGGGAACTCATGTCGCCTGCTACTAGCCTGGGACCTCAAACCGCGCTAGAACTGTGGACTTGGCCCTGCTGATCGAGGGTGAGCCACCGAGCGCCGCGCAGTAACTCCCGGTTCGGCTCACCGGTAACCAGTAGGGCAGTGGAGGCAACTTCCGCGCGGATACCACTGTCGCAGATCACGCTCGCTTGCCGCACCCCACTGTCGGATGGGCAGCCGGCGCGCGGGTCAATCACGTGATGCACCATCTGGCCGTGCACCAGTTGGGGCAAGCGCTGCAGGTAGTCGCCGGACGTGGACAGCGCTCCGCGAAAACGCACGGTGGTTGCCACGCCCTCATGATTCAAATCGGAAATCCCAACCCGCCAAGAATCATCCGTAGACGAAATCGAAGAAGTCCCGACGGAAACCAACGCGGAATCAACGCCACGTGCGACGCACAGGTCTCGCAACTGGTCTGCGGCCGCGCCTTTCGCCACTCCGTCGAGGTTCAACAGCGCGCCACCGCGCACCCGGTACTCACACGCCCCCCGTTTTTGCAGTAACTGCGGGTCACACTGCTGGCGAGCCCGCATCACCACGTCATCGGAAGGCAGCTGTGGATCCTGGCCATTCGCGATGGCCGCGGCCCAGCGTTTAACACTCCACAGGCGAGCTAAACGGCCAATTACCGGGGTAAACGCGCCGCCCGAGGTCGCGGCATAAGCAAGTGCGGCGTCCAACAGCTCAGCGGTGAGTGGCGCCACCGTAACCCACTGTCCGGCCGCACGGTTTACCCGCGACACGTCCGAATCCTCAATGAAACGCGACCACAACCGCTCCTGATACGCCAACAGCTGCGCAAGCGCGTCAGGCAACGCAGCAGAAATGCGCCCGCGCGCCCACACGTCAACGACCGTTCCCATGGCCGGTAAAGACAAATGCCAAATCGGTTCGTCCTGGTCCGCTGGGCTCGGTGCATGGGGCGCTCGCCCCGCCCCGGTGCCCGTTCTGTGCGAGGTTCCCGTTCTGTGCGAAACGAAACCGCTTGGGCGCGAACCTCGTTCTGCCTCGCGTGCCCCACCCGCCCGATGGTGAGGGTGAGCATTCGCCTGGGAGTGGGGGTTAGTAGTCGGACTCATCTAGTTCCAGGTCGGGCACGGTAACGGAATCGACCGTGCCATCATCCTCCCGGCCTTGCGCCTTTAAGATTGCGCGTGCGGCCGCTTGGATGAACTGTGAATGCCCCACAGTGGCCCCAGAGATCACCGCGATCTCATCAGGATTTTGCTTTTCCACCAGGGCGTGTGCGTACTGCCCGTAAGACGCAACGGCTTTCTGAGCGCTCTTGTAGTACTCTTCGTTACCGATCTGCCCGTCCGACGACTTGCCGTAGTTCGCGTCTTTCGCACTCCCGTCTTTGCGCAGCGTCACGTACTTCGCGTCCGCGATCTTGCCGTCTTTCACAGTGATCGTCACGTGCCCAACCGCCCCCTGGTTATCGGGGTTCGACGCGCCTTCAAACTGCCCGTCCTTCATGGGGGCCGACATGTCCACCAGCTGCGGTGCGGAACATGCTGCTAACAGTAGAGCCGAAAGCGCCCCCGCAGTTACCGCACTTTTTCGTTTCATTTCGCTTCTTTCGTAATGAGGGAACCCACCGGTTCCGTATCCGTCGCACCTTCCGCGTGGTACAGCTCGTTCACAATCTGCCCGTGGTCCAGCCGGATTTCCCGCTCCCCACGCGCCGCCACCGTCGTGTCGTGAGTAACGACAATCAGCGTTGTTCCGTCCGCGTGCAACTGGCGGAAGATATCGAGCACGATGTGTTCGTTTTTCGCATCCAAGTTACCGGTAGGTTCGTCAGCTAGCACTAGTTTCGGATAGTTAATGAGGGCCCGGGCTACGCACACTCGCTGCTGCTCACCGCCCGACAGTTGGCGGGGCAGGTGGGTTGCCCGATCCGCGAGCCCCACGCGATCCAGGGCTTCCAGCGCCTCTTTCTCGTCTGGCATCGAATGGTAGTACTG from Gleimia hominis harbors:
- a CDS encoding glycosyltransferase family 2 protein, producing the protein MESPLVTVVIPVYNMEPYLAASLRSVCNQDYQNLQIIAVDDGSIDGSGSILDEWDDPRLQVLHVPNGGLSSARNLGLNQAKGEYVVFFDSDDLLRPNYVSALLDAARDTGADVAVCGLESFADGTTPELDKRPPRPNGSPRSTGHPRSDAGACAQADASGNKGANADANANADANAEANTGHGQSRMPVNLLTSDRAIDAMYSTDTLAQFTVAWARLLHRRIYRGLRFPVGMIHEDVGTALGVYQQANAVAVVDAPLYLYRDTPGSIMNQDPRWNRLDALKFYERDARDLAREGSEHAVQALHCAFKTAISNLAWFSKYPHMRADPRFNKLKAHVQVLARRVLANYAQNRRQTEGPQLRACAFWRHPQILWRQLQAGASSQQRRVNSYTPNPGAGSNLPHPSVLEKAILHAFATSSDLALPIYRAALELKQRGN
- a CDS encoding ABC transporter ATP-binding protein produces the protein MSNKTLLELEDVSKIYGELHALDRVNLKVTPGEWLSIVGPSGSGKTTMMNIIGCMDTASKGKVVLDRHDISTASKDDLTQIRRETVGLVFQQFHLIPHLTAVENVMVAQYYHSMPDEKEALEALDRVGLADRATHLPRQLSGGEQQRVCVARALINYPKLVLADEPTGNLDAKNEHIVLDIFRQLHADGTTLIVVTHDTTVAARGEREIRLDHGQIVNELYHAEGATDTEPVGSLITKEAK
- a CDS encoding FAD:protein FMN transferase; translated protein: MSPTTNPHSQANAHPHHRAGGAREAERGSRPSGFVSHRTGTSHRTGTGAGRAPHAPSPADQDEPIWHLSLPAMGTVVDVWARGRISAALPDALAQLLAYQERLWSRFIEDSDVSRVNRAAGQWVTVAPLTAELLDAALAYAATSGGAFTPVIGRLARLWSVKRWAAAIANGQDPQLPSDDVVMRARQQCDPQLLQKRGACEYRVRGGALLNLDGVAKGAAADQLRDLCVARGVDSALVSVGTSSISSTDDSWRVGISDLNHEGVATTVRFRGALSTSGDYLQRLPQLVHGQMVHHVIDPRAGCPSDSGVRQASVICDSGIRAEVASTALLVTGEPNRELLRGARWLTLDQQGQVHSSSAV
- a CDS encoding FMN-binding protein is translated as MKRKSAVTAGALSALLLAACSAPQLVDMSAPMKDGQFEGASNPDNQGAVGHVTITVKDGKIADAKYVTLRKDGSAKDANYGKSSDGQIGNEEYYKSAQKAVASYGQYAHALVEKQNPDEIAVISGATVGHSQFIQAAARAILKAQGREDDGTVDSVTVPDLELDESDY